The following are encoded in a window of Megalops cyprinoides isolate fMegCyp1 chromosome 16, fMegCyp1.pri, whole genome shotgun sequence genomic DNA:
- the dlg3 gene encoding disks large homolog 3 isoform X5: protein MMNSSMSSGSGSLRTSEKRSLYVRALFDYDRTRDSCLPSQGLSFSYGDILHVINASDDEWWQARLVTPHGESEQIGVIPSKKRVEKKERARLKTVKFHARTGMIESNRSVKVKRKKSFNLSRKFPFYKSKENIVECVETEQCLTSNTSDSESSSKGQEDTILSYEPVIRQEIHYTRPVIILGPMKDRVNDDLISEFPHKFGSCVPHTTRPRRENEMDGQDYHFVASREQMEKDIQDNKFIEAGQFNENLYGTSVLSVRAVAERGKHCILDVSGNAIKRLQQAQLYPIAIFIKPKSIEALMELNKRQTYEQANKVFDKAMKLEQEFGEYFTAIVQGDSLEELYSKIKLIIEEQSGPYIWIPSPEKL from the exons ATGATGAACAGCAGCATGAGCTCGGGCTCCGGCTCCCTGCGCACCAGTGAGAAGCGCTCGCTCTACGTCAG GGCTCTGTTTGACTACGACCGCACCCGGGACAGCTGCCTGCCCAGCCAGGGCCTCAGCTTCTCGTACGGGGACATCCTGCACGTCATCAACGCCTCCGACGACGAGTGGTGGCAGGCCAGGCTGGTCACGCCCCACGGGGAGAGCGAGCAGATCGGGGTGATTCCCAGCAAGAAGAG AGTGGAGAAGAAAGAGCGCGCCAGGTTAAAAACGGTCAAGTTCCATGCCAGGACGGGCATGATCGAGTCCAACAGG TCAGTCAAAGTAAAGCGTAAAAAGAGCTTCAACCTCTCGCGCAAGTTCCCGTTTTACAAGAGCAAGGAGAATattgtggagtgtgtggagacTGAAC AATGCTTGACGTCCAACACGAGCGACAGCGAAAGCAGCTCCA aagggCAGGAAGACACGATCCTGTCCTACGAGCCCGTGATTCGACAGGAGA TTCATTACACAAGACCTGTGATCATCCTGGGACCCATGAAGGACAGAGTAAACGATGACCTCATCTCAGAGTTCCCTCACAAGTTTGGGTCTTGTGTACCAC ACACCACCCGGCCCAGGCGGGAGAACGAGATGGACGGCCAGGACTACCACTTTGTGGCCTCGCGAGAGCAGATGGAGAAGGACATTCAGGATAACAAGTTCATCGAGGCCGGCCAGTTCAACGAGAACCTCTACGGGACCAGCGTCCTGTCCGTCCGAGCTGTGGCAGAGAGG GGTAAACACTGTATCCTGGATGTGTCCGGGAATGCCATAAAGCGATTGCAGCAAGCACAACTCTACCCAATCGCCATTTTCATCAAGCCAAAATCCATCGAAGCCCTAAT GGAATTGAACAAGAGGCAGACATACGAGCAAGCCAATAAAGTCTTCGACAAGGCAATGAAGCTGGAACAGGAGTTTGGCGAGTATTTCACAG CAATTGTACAGGGTGACTCGCTAGAGGAGCTCTACAGCAAAATCAAGCTGATCATTGAAGAACAGTCGGGACCGTACATCTGGATCCCCTCCCCAGAGAAGCTCTGA